The Streptomyces sp. SS1-1 genome has a segment encoding these proteins:
- a CDS encoding SCO6880 family protein, with amino-acid sequence MTTESHVAHPVTPRRTYLIGRARPNAIVGRNRESGEIALIIVGAFLGMMCGLLVPVLSLRIVLLMGFPLLALAAVYVPYKQRTFYKWFEINRSYKRTLRQGTTYRSSAMEAGTRIDGREVEVGPPPGIGRITWLAAPFGPDEIAVLLHADRRTVTAAIEIEGPGVGLRDSEDQEALVDRFGTLLKHVANNDGFVTRLQMLARTLPADPDAHAKDVAVRGDDRAPGWLQQSYDQLQSMVSTSSEQHRAYLVACMHYTRELAAEAQAMARAARPHGRGKVDRDAGLAVVMARELTDICSRLQEADIRVRQPLGQGRLSSLIHSMYDPDHPIDHIQAMTRRNAWPAELDAMEPTFLQAKTRESSTRAPWCHATAWVKEWPMTPVGVNFLAPLLVHTPDVIRTVAVTMDLEPTEIAIERMLTEKTNDEAEASRAAKMNRTVDPRDIAAHNRLDQRGEDLASGAAGVNLVGYITVSSRTPEALARDKRTIRASAGKSYLKLEWCDREHHRAFVNTLPFATGIRR; translated from the coding sequence TTGACGACCGAGTCCCACGTCGCCCATCCGGTCACGCCCCGCCGTACCTATCTGATCGGCCGCGCCCGGCCGAACGCGATCGTCGGCCGCAACCGCGAGTCCGGCGAGATCGCGCTGATCATCGTCGGCGCGTTCCTCGGCATGATGTGCGGACTGCTCGTCCCCGTCCTGTCCCTGCGGATCGTGCTGCTCATGGGCTTCCCGCTGCTCGCGCTGGCCGCGGTGTACGTGCCGTACAAGCAGCGGACCTTCTACAAGTGGTTCGAGATCAACCGCAGCTACAAGCGCACCCTGCGCCAGGGCACCACCTACCGTTCCTCCGCCATGGAGGCCGGCACCCGCATCGACGGCCGTGAGGTCGAGGTCGGACCGCCGCCGGGCATCGGCCGCATCACGTGGCTGGCCGCCCCGTTCGGGCCGGACGAGATCGCCGTGCTGCTGCACGCCGACCGCCGTACCGTCACCGCCGCCATCGAGATCGAGGGCCCCGGCGTCGGCCTGCGCGACTCCGAGGACCAGGAGGCCCTGGTCGACCGCTTCGGCACCCTGCTGAAGCACGTCGCCAACAACGACGGCTTCGTGACCCGCCTGCAGATGCTGGCCCGCACCCTGCCCGCCGACCCCGACGCCCACGCCAAGGACGTCGCCGTCCGCGGCGACGACCGCGCGCCGGGCTGGCTGCAGCAGTCGTACGACCAGCTCCAGTCCATGGTGTCGACGAGCAGCGAGCAGCACCGCGCCTATCTCGTCGCCTGCATGCACTACACCCGCGAGCTGGCCGCCGAGGCCCAGGCGATGGCCCGTGCCGCCCGCCCCCACGGCCGCGGCAAGGTCGACCGGGACGCCGGACTCGCGGTGGTCATGGCCCGCGAGCTGACCGACATCTGCTCGCGCCTCCAGGAGGCCGACATCCGGGTCCGCCAGCCCCTCGGCCAGGGCCGGCTGTCGTCGCTGATCCACTCCATGTACGACCCGGACCACCCCATCGACCACATCCAGGCGATGACCCGGCGCAACGCCTGGCCGGCCGAGCTCGACGCCATGGAGCCGACGTTCCTCCAGGCGAAGACCCGCGAGTCCTCCACCCGCGCGCCCTGGTGCCACGCCACGGCCTGGGTGAAGGAGTGGCCGATGACCCCGGTCGGCGTGAACTTCCTGGCGCCGCTGCTCGTCCACACCCCGGACGTCATCCGCACGGTCGCCGTCACGATGGACCTCGAACCCACCGAGATCGCCATCGAGCGCATGCTCACCGAGAAGACCAACGACGAGGCCGAGGCCAGCCGCGCCGCCAAGATGAACCGCACGGTCGACCCCCGGGACATCGCCGCCCACAACCGTCTCGACCAGCGCGGCGAGGACCTCGCGAGCGGCGCGGCGGGCGTCAACCTCGTCGGCTACATCACCGTCTCCTCCCGCACCCCCGAGGCCCTGGCCCGCGACAAGCGGACCATCCGGGCGTCGGCCGGAAAGTCGTATCTGAAGCTGGAGTGGTGCGACCGCGAGCACCACCGGGCATTCGTGAACACACTCCCCTTCGCCACCGGCATTCGGAGGTAG
- a CDS encoding DUF1330 domain-containing protein, with the protein MPAYAIAHLRDITPHPEVAEYIERITATFTPYGGRFLVHGTPHETVEGEWPGAVVMIAFPGLAEARAWWNSPAYQEIAPLRTRHIAGDIVLVDGVPEGYDPTATAQAVRDSLPAPDGTSA; encoded by the coding sequence ATGCCCGCGTACGCCATAGCCCACCTCCGCGACATCACCCCGCACCCGGAGGTCGCCGAGTACATCGAGCGCATCACCGCGACCTTCACGCCGTACGGTGGCCGCTTCCTCGTGCACGGCACCCCGCACGAGACGGTCGAGGGCGAGTGGCCCGGCGCCGTCGTGATGATCGCCTTCCCCGGCCTCGCCGAGGCCCGCGCCTGGTGGAACTCTCCCGCCTACCAGGAGATCGCCCCGCTGCGCACCCGTCACATCGCGGGCGACATCGTCCTGGTCGACGGGGTCCCCGAGGGCTACGACCCCACCGCCACCGCGCAGGCCGTACGGGACTCCCTGCCCGCCCCGGACGGCACGTCCGCCTGA
- a CDS encoding GNAT family N-acetyltransferase, whose amino-acid sequence MCTSSPESYVIRSIRADEWPAVKELRLAALQDPVAHLAFLETYEDALTRSDAFWQERAAGACEGADGAQQIIAARPDGVWVGTATVLVEEPGTTDWAGLPVERKQGHVVGVFVRPEERGSGLTDVLFDAALEWAWSRGAERVRLIVHEENGRAQRFYRRVGFVPSGTTVPVGEQGARELEFVIERP is encoded by the coding sequence ATGTGCACCAGCAGCCCCGAGAGCTATGTGATCCGGTCGATACGGGCGGACGAGTGGCCGGCCGTGAAGGAGCTGCGCCTCGCCGCGCTCCAGGACCCGGTCGCGCACCTGGCGTTCCTCGAGACGTACGAGGACGCCCTGACCCGGTCCGACGCGTTCTGGCAGGAGCGGGCGGCCGGTGCGTGCGAAGGGGCCGACGGGGCGCAGCAGATCATCGCCGCGCGCCCGGACGGGGTGTGGGTCGGCACGGCCACGGTGCTGGTCGAGGAGCCGGGCACGACGGACTGGGCCGGGCTTCCGGTGGAGCGCAAGCAGGGGCATGTCGTCGGGGTGTTCGTACGGCCCGAGGAGCGGGGGAGCGGGCTGACGGACGTGCTGTTCGACGCCGCCCTGGAGTGGGCCTGGTCGCGGGGCGCGGAGCGGGTGCGCCTCATCGTGCACGAGGAGAACGGGCGGGCGCAGCGCTTCTACCGGCGGGTGGGGTTCGTGCCGTCCGGGACGACCGTGCCGGTCGGTGAGCAGGGGGCGCGCGAGCTGGAGTTCGTCATCGAGCGGCCCTGA
- a CDS encoding alpha/beta hydrolase, which produces MTESHRPVLEPAAQAFVEATAQPPYLFDLGPEGGRNAVDEVQSGEVAAPAVDEEWLTVPGGPTGEVRVRIVRPAGVSGTLPVIVYIHGAGWVFGNARTHDRLVRELAVGAGAAVVFPEYDLSPEARYPVAVEQNHAVARWVAAEGAGHGLDARRIAVAGDSVGGNMAAALTLMAKQRGDVPLVAQVLFYPVTDASFDTGSYRQFAEGYFLRRDAMQWFWDQYTTDAAERAQITASPLRATVEQLTGLPPALVVTAEADVLRDEGEAYANKLREAGVPVTAVRYQGAIHDFVMLNALRGTRAADGAIKQAIGVLRDAFAA; this is translated from the coding sequence ATGACCGAGTCCCACCGCCCCGTTCTCGAGCCCGCCGCCCAGGCGTTCGTCGAGGCGACCGCGCAGCCGCCGTACCTCTTCGATCTCGGGCCGGAGGGCGGGCGCAACGCCGTCGACGAGGTGCAGTCGGGCGAGGTGGCCGCGCCGGCCGTCGACGAGGAGTGGCTGACCGTGCCCGGTGGCCCGACCGGTGAGGTCCGGGTCCGGATCGTCCGTCCGGCGGGCGTCTCCGGGACGCTGCCGGTCATCGTCTACATCCACGGCGCCGGCTGGGTCTTCGGCAACGCCCGCACCCACGACCGCCTCGTACGGGAACTGGCCGTGGGCGCCGGTGCCGCGGTCGTCTTCCCCGAGTACGACCTCTCGCCCGAGGCCCGCTATCCCGTGGCCGTCGAGCAGAACCACGCCGTGGCGCGCTGGGTCGCCGCCGAGGGCGCCGGGCACGGCCTGGACGCGCGCCGGATCGCCGTCGCCGGTGACTCGGTCGGCGGCAACATGGCCGCCGCGCTGACCCTCATGGCCAAGCAGCGCGGAGACGTCCCGCTGGTGGCGCAGGTGCTCTTCTACCCGGTCACCGACGCCTCGTTCGACACCGGCTCCTACCGGCAGTTCGCCGAGGGCTACTTCCTGCGCCGCGACGCCATGCAGTGGTTCTGGGACCAGTACACGACCGACGCTGCCGAGCGCGCGCAGATCACCGCCTCGCCGCTGCGCGCCACCGTCGAGCAGCTCACCGGCCTGCCGCCGGCCCTCGTCGTCACCGCCGAGGCCGACGTGCTGCGCGACGAGGGCGAGGCGTACGCGAACAAGCTGCGCGAGGCCGGCGTCCCGGTGACCGCCGTCCGCTACCAGGGCGCCATCCACGACTTCGTGATGCTGAACGCCCTGCGCGGCACCCGGGCCGCCGACGGGGCGATCAAGCAGGCGATCGGCGTGCTGCGGGACGCCTTCGCGGCGTGA
- a CDS encoding MarR family winged helix-turn-helix transcriptional regulator: MSATPPPEPPARGPGSLLLDDQLCFALYAASRAVTARYRPLLDELGLTYPQYLVMLVLWEQDSISVRDLGTALQLESSTLSPLLKRLEAAGLLRRERRPDDERSVAIRLTDAGAGLRERAAAVPLAIGDAMGLTAEQDALAKQLLRLITANVGEDRGA; the protein is encoded by the coding sequence ATGAGCGCGACCCCGCCACCCGAACCGCCCGCGCGCGGCCCCGGCTCCCTGCTCCTGGACGACCAGCTCTGCTTCGCCCTGTACGCCGCCTCCCGCGCCGTGACCGCGCGATACCGGCCACTTCTCGACGAACTGGGCCTGACCTACCCGCAGTACCTGGTGATGCTGGTCCTCTGGGAGCAGGACTCGATCTCCGTACGCGACCTCGGCACGGCCCTCCAGCTGGAGTCCAGCACCCTGTCACCCCTGCTCAAGCGCCTCGAGGCGGCCGGGCTGCTGCGCCGCGAGCGCCGCCCCGACGACGAGCGGTCGGTCGCCATCCGGCTCACCGACGCCGGCGCCGGCCTCCGCGAGCGCGCGGCCGCCGTCCCGCTCGCGATCGGCGACGCCATGGGCCTGACGGCCGAACAGGACGCCCTGGCCAAGCAGCTCCTGCGGCTCATCACGGCGAACGTCGGCGAGGACCGCGGAGCCTGA
- a CDS encoding MFS transporter, whose translation MRRIHVGNALSAFGLGFTVPYLYVYVAQVRGLGAMTAGLVLAVFAVAALVVLPFAGRAIVRRGPLPVLLAALIAAAAGALGLGLAGSAATVLLASAVLGAGQAVMQPALATMIVDCSTADTRSRAFATQFFLQNLGLGIGGLIGGHLVDTTSVSSFTLLFAIEAAMFLVLVVVMATVRMPRAPQVGGAPDGRTAKGSWKRMLRHRQMVQLCVLGFVLFFACYGQFESGLSAYGVEAAGVSTSTLGTALAANTAMIVVAQFVVLRFVERRRRTRVIAAVGLIWAVAWVAAAYAGLGNGSKEMATAAFISTYALFGLGEAMLSPTVAPLVADLAPTGLAGQYNSAFALVKQLALAVGPAVGGPMAASLHGPYVVTFLLFSLGVTWLALRLGRQLTVAQDQPWLHRSRVVAQGTAAPAGQSAHA comes from the coding sequence ATGCGCCGGATCCACGTGGGCAACGCACTCAGCGCGTTCGGGCTCGGTTTCACCGTCCCCTACCTGTACGTCTATGTGGCGCAGGTGCGGGGGCTGGGTGCCATGACGGCGGGGCTGGTCCTCGCCGTCTTCGCCGTGGCCGCGCTGGTCGTGCTGCCGTTCGCCGGACGGGCGATCGTCCGGCGCGGCCCGCTGCCGGTGCTGCTCGCCGCCCTGATCGCCGCCGCCGCCGGAGCGCTGGGCCTCGGGCTCGCGGGGAGCGCGGCGACCGTGCTGCTGGCGTCGGCCGTGCTGGGTGCCGGGCAGGCCGTGATGCAGCCGGCGCTGGCCACGATGATCGTGGACTGCTCCACGGCGGACACCCGGTCACGAGCGTTCGCGACGCAGTTCTTCCTCCAGAACCTCGGGCTCGGGATCGGGGGGCTGATCGGCGGGCACCTCGTCGACACGACGAGCGTGTCCTCGTTCACCCTGCTGTTCGCCATCGAGGCCGCGATGTTCCTGGTGCTGGTCGTGGTGATGGCGACCGTGCGGATGCCGCGCGCGCCGCAGGTCGGTGGGGCGCCGGACGGCCGTACGGCCAAGGGGAGCTGGAAGCGGATGCTGCGGCACCGGCAGATGGTGCAGCTGTGCGTGCTGGGGTTCGTGCTGTTCTTCGCCTGCTACGGGCAGTTCGAGTCGGGGCTGAGCGCCTATGGCGTGGAGGCGGCCGGGGTGTCGACGTCGACGCTGGGCACCGCGCTGGCGGCGAACACCGCGATGATCGTGGTGGCGCAGTTCGTCGTCCTGCGGTTCGTGGAGCGCCGCCGGCGGACGCGGGTCATCGCGGCGGTCGGGCTGATCTGGGCCGTGGCGTGGGTCGCGGCGGCGTACGCGGGGCTCGGGAACGGCAGCAAGGAGATGGCCACCGCCGCGTTCATCTCCACGTACGCGCTGTTCGGGCTGGGTGAGGCGATGCTGTCGCCGACCGTCGCCCCGCTGGTCGCCGATCTGGCTCCGACGGGTCTGGCCGGGCAGTACAACTCGGCGTTCGCCCTGGTCAAGCAGTTGGCGCTGGCGGTGGGTCCGGCCGTGGGCGGGCCCATGGCGGCCTCGCTGCACGGGCCGTACGTGGTGACCTTCCTGCTGTTCTCGCTGGGGGTCACCTGGCTGGCGCTGCGGCTGGGGCGGCAGCTGACCGTCGCGCAGGACCAGCCGTGGCTGCACCGCAGCCGGGTGGTGGCCCAGGGGACCGCCGCACCGGCCGGGCAGTCGGCGCACGCGTGA
- a CDS encoding ATP-binding protein, which translates to MRDPLSVLTDAFTSFLFGKVETTRPPVRTSTGQAQAVYLPTAAPGLGDSGVIIGREVYSGKGYIYDPFQLYGQQLPAPHWLVLGESGNGKSALEKTYVLRQLRFRDRQVVVLDAQGEDGVGEWNLIAEQLGITPIRLDPAAALDHGIRLNPLDPSITTTGQLALLRTIIEVAMGHGLDERSGFALKVAHAYVNETIVERQPVLTDIVEQLRHPEPESAEAMNVAIDDVRAWGLDVALVLDRLVDGDLRGMFDGPTTVGIDLDAPLIVFDLSHIDRNSIAMPILMAIVGVWLEHTWIRPDRKKRIFLVEEAWHIINSPFVAQLFQRLLKFGRRLGLSFVAVVHHLSDVVDGAAAKEAAAILKMASTRTIYAQKADEARATGRVLGLPRWAVEIIPSLTPGIAVWDVNGNVQVVKHLITESERPLVFTDRAMTESSADRLADDALRAAELEAEERAAAFVEQHLGDSESTVA; encoded by the coding sequence ATGCGGGACCCGCTGTCCGTCCTCACCGACGCCTTCACCTCCTTCCTGTTCGGGAAGGTCGAGACGACCCGGCCACCGGTGCGCACGTCCACGGGCCAGGCGCAGGCGGTGTACCTGCCCACCGCCGCCCCCGGTCTCGGCGACTCCGGCGTCATCATCGGCCGCGAGGTCTACTCCGGGAAGGGCTACATCTACGACCCCTTCCAGCTGTACGGCCAGCAGCTCCCCGCCCCGCACTGGCTGGTCCTCGGCGAGTCCGGCAACGGCAAGTCGGCGCTGGAGAAGACGTACGTCCTGCGCCAGCTCCGCTTCCGCGACCGGCAGGTCGTCGTCCTGGACGCGCAGGGCGAGGACGGCGTCGGCGAGTGGAACCTCATCGCCGAGCAGCTGGGCATAACGCCGATCCGGCTGGACCCGGCGGCCGCCCTCGACCACGGCATCCGGCTCAACCCGCTCGATCCGTCGATCACCACGACGGGCCAGCTGGCGCTGCTGCGGACCATCATCGAGGTCGCGATGGGCCACGGCCTGGACGAGCGCTCCGGCTTCGCCCTGAAGGTCGCGCACGCCTACGTCAACGAGACCATCGTCGAACGCCAGCCCGTCCTCACCGACATCGTCGAGCAGCTGCGCCACCCCGAGCCCGAGTCGGCGGAGGCGATGAACGTCGCCATAGACGACGTACGGGCGTGGGGCCTGGACGTGGCGCTGGTCCTGGACCGGCTGGTCGACGGTGACCTCAGGGGCATGTTCGACGGCCCGACGACGGTCGGCATCGACCTGGACGCGCCCCTCATCGTGTTCGACCTGTCCCACATCGACCGCAACTCCATCGCCATGCCGATCCTGATGGCGATCGTCGGCGTGTGGCTGGAGCACACCTGGATCCGCCCCGACCGGAAGAAGCGCATCTTCCTGGTCGAGGAGGCCTGGCACATCATCAACAGCCCGTTCGTGGCCCAGCTGTTCCAGCGGCTGCTGAAGTTCGGCCGCCGGCTCGGTCTGTCCTTCGTGGCCGTCGTCCACCATCTCTCCGACGTCGTCGACGGCGCGGCGGCCAAGGAGGCGGCCGCCATCCTGAAGATGGCGTCGACCAGGACGATCTACGCGCAGAAGGCCGACGAGGCGCGGGCGACCGGCCGGGTGCTCGGCCTGCCCCGCTGGGCCGTGGAGATCATCCCGTCGCTCACCCCGGGCATCGCGGTGTGGGACGTCAACGGCAACGTCCAGGTGGTCAAGCACCTGATCACGGAGTCCGAACGCCCACTCGTCTTCACCGACCGCGCGATGACCGAGTCGTCCGCCGACCGCCTCGCCGACGACGCCCTGCGCGCCGCCGAACTCGAGGCGGAGGAACGGGCGGCGGCCTTCGTGGAGCAGCATCTGGGCGACTCGGAATCGACGGTGGCGTAG
- a CDS encoding type IV secretory system conjugative DNA transfer family protein, with translation MRPDDRGERRHREGQGGIPDGLLIGILGFLLGMTLMVWTATGLAALFVHGSWPDGVTIPRTPLAMRSLIGDPHDLAGAWPDTPDGQLSGYGLFWGLFIGQLMVLVVLTVFVMGTLARWRAVRAARRTGQPYAATAAPAPHEVPAPRTEPVPDPGPRQTAPAVERQPEAALEHTAPLTEPAPPASPPAEPVLAPLPTAVTARETLLLAPRDARRDRAAQAVLDAEGAALVVTSNPALWQDTKDARGKLGPVLLYDPTHLCDTPARLHWSPTTGCEDKATAASRAAALLAPVRPTSRLDQALGDTAETLLRSYLHAAAVDGRTVRHVHRWSQGTQIQDAVRILRTHPKAAAGSAGELEAALTAHPERRDMAQELTTRALAALSTVNIRESCTPHRTDALTLDSFVHETGTLYVVGESIEDPRAEPGAMPLLTALAASVVERGRRMAERSSSGRLDPPMTLVLDDVAAVAPLPQVPELLATGADRGMPTLALLRSREQARSRWPHADLPG, from the coding sequence GTGAGACCGGACGACCGCGGGGAGCGCCGGCACCGGGAGGGCCAGGGAGGCATTCCCGACGGCCTGCTGATCGGCATACTCGGCTTCCTCCTCGGCATGACCCTGATGGTGTGGACGGCGACGGGCCTGGCGGCCCTGTTCGTCCACGGGTCGTGGCCGGACGGCGTCACGATCCCCCGCACGCCGCTCGCCATGCGCTCCCTCATCGGCGACCCCCACGACCTGGCGGGCGCGTGGCCGGACACCCCGGACGGGCAGCTCTCCGGCTACGGGCTGTTCTGGGGCCTGTTCATCGGCCAGTTGATGGTGCTGGTCGTGCTCACCGTCTTCGTGATGGGCACGCTGGCCCGCTGGCGCGCCGTCCGGGCGGCCCGCCGCACGGGACAGCCGTACGCGGCCACCGCCGCACCGGCACCCCACGAGGTGCCGGCCCCGCGGACGGAGCCCGTGCCGGACCCCGGGCCACGGCAGACAGCCCCCGCGGTGGAACGGCAGCCGGAAGCGGCCCTCGAGCACACGGCCCCGCTCACCGAGCCCGCCCCGCCCGCCTCCCCGCCGGCCGAGCCGGTCCTCGCCCCCCTCCCCACCGCCGTCACAGCCCGCGAGACGCTCCTCCTGGCCCCCAGGGACGCCCGCCGGGACCGCGCGGCCCAGGCCGTCCTGGACGCGGAGGGCGCCGCGCTCGTCGTCACGTCCAACCCGGCGCTCTGGCAGGACACCAAGGACGCCCGCGGCAAGCTGGGCCCGGTCCTCCTGTACGACCCCACACACCTGTGCGACACCCCGGCCCGCCTCCACTGGTCGCCCACCACCGGCTGCGAGGACAAGGCGACGGCCGCCTCCCGGGCCGCCGCGCTGCTCGCGCCGGTCCGCCCCACCTCCCGCCTCGACCAGGCCCTCGGCGACACCGCCGAGACGCTGCTCCGCAGCTATCTGCACGCCGCCGCCGTCGACGGCCGTACCGTCCGGCACGTCCACCGCTGGTCCCAGGGCACCCAGATCCAGGACGCCGTCCGCATCCTCCGCACCCACCCGAAGGCCGCGGCCGGGTCCGCCGGGGAGCTGGAGGCGGCACTGACCGCCCACCCCGAACGCCGGGACATGGCCCAGGAGTTGACCACCCGGGCGCTGGCCGCCCTCTCGACGGTCAACATCCGGGAGTCCTGCACGCCCCACCGAACCGATGCCCTCACCCTGGATTCCTTCGTCCACGAAACGGGCACGCTTTACGTGGTGGGTGAATCCATCGAGGACCCCAGAGCCGAGCCGGGCGCCATGCCCCTCCTGACGGCCCTGGCCGCAAGCGTGGTCGAGCGCGGCCGGCGCATGGCCGAACGGTCATCCTCCGGTCGCCTCGACCCACCAATGACGCTCGTCCTGGACGACGTCGCCGCCGTGGCTCCGCTTCCCCAGGTACCGGAGCTGCTGGCAACCGGAGCGGACCGGGGTATGCCGACCCTGGCCCTGCTCCGGTCCCGCGAGCAGGCCCGCTCCCGCTGGCCGCACGCCGACCTCCCCGGCTGA
- a CDS encoding sensor histidine kinase — translation MTDQPATGARTAEPLTQYVQRVSRRVRAFDTRRPLVWDLHLTGFWVTAALIDYYGGGWLTVTRAPDSPRWLVLTLSLGLSAPLLWRRTHPRTVLLALTPFALVNAWTGITLQAVLLHLLVVFHIALRRPARSLWWAAALLTASATVTAVRHPQGGGPDQDIVPILMTFAVATAIGITVRTRRDHTETLEDRARRLEIERDQQARLAAAAERARIAREMHDIIGHNLSVITGLADGGKYAAAKSPERAAQALNAIATTSRQALGELRRLLDVLREEDHAEETPAAQLAPQPDLTDLDRLVGGVRAAGLPVDVTVTGVPALSPGRQLTVYRVLQESLTNTLKHAGPGTTARILLSYEEKGAVTATVTDTGRGGPAPGPDGRGLPGMRERTALYGGTLEAGPHPAGGWRVHLSLPEEPPQ, via the coding sequence GTGACGGACCAACCAGCCACCGGGGCACGCACGGCCGAGCCGCTGACCCAGTACGTCCAGCGCGTCAGCCGGCGCGTCCGCGCCTTCGACACCCGCCGCCCGCTCGTCTGGGACCTGCACCTCACCGGATTCTGGGTGACGGCGGCCCTGATCGACTACTACGGCGGCGGCTGGCTCACCGTCACCCGCGCCCCCGACAGCCCCCGCTGGCTCGTCCTCACCCTCAGCCTGGGCCTGTCCGCGCCCCTCCTGTGGCGCCGCACCCACCCCCGCACCGTCCTCCTGGCCCTGACCCCGTTCGCCCTCGTCAACGCCTGGACGGGCATCACCCTCCAGGCCGTCCTGCTGCACCTGCTGGTCGTCTTCCACATCGCCCTGCGCCGCCCGGCCCGCTCCCTGTGGTGGGCGGCGGCCCTCCTCACCGCGAGCGCCACGGTGACGGCCGTACGCCATCCGCAGGGCGGCGGACCCGACCAGGACATCGTGCCCATCCTCATGACGTTCGCCGTGGCGACGGCCATCGGCATCACCGTCCGCACCCGGCGCGACCACACCGAGACCCTGGAGGACCGCGCTCGCCGCCTGGAGATCGAACGCGACCAGCAGGCCCGGCTCGCGGCGGCCGCCGAACGCGCCCGGATCGCCCGCGAGATGCACGACATCATCGGCCACAACCTCTCCGTCATCACCGGCCTCGCCGACGGCGGCAAGTACGCCGCCGCCAAGTCCCCGGAGCGCGCCGCCCAGGCCCTGAACGCCATCGCCACCACCAGCCGCCAGGCCCTCGGCGAACTGCGCCGCCTCCTCGACGTCCTGCGCGAGGAGGACCACGCCGAGGAGACCCCCGCGGCACAGCTCGCCCCGCAGCCCGACCTCACCGACCTCGACCGGCTCGTCGGCGGTGTCCGCGCGGCCGGCCTCCCCGTCGACGTCACCGTGACCGGCGTCCCGGCCCTCTCCCCCGGCCGCCAGCTCACCGTCTACCGCGTCCTCCAGGAGTCCCTGACCAACACCCTCAAACACGCCGGCCCCGGCACCACCGCCCGCATATTGCTGTCGTACGAGGAGAAGGGCGCCGTCACCGCCACGGTCACGGACACGGGCCGGGGCGGCCCCGCTCCGGGCCCCGACGGCCGCGGCCTGCCCGGCATGCGTGAGCGAACGGCCCTGTACGGCGGCACACTTGAGGCCGGCCCGCACCCGGCGGGCGGCTGGCGCGTCCACCTGAGCCTCCCGGAGGAACCCCCGCAGTGA
- a CDS encoding MarR family winged helix-turn-helix transcriptional regulator produces the protein MGDPDIGEPTLEEQIAAYQREFQDLDPQVEKIVSALSRLNRRMNVAYGRQTAALGISNTDWEVLKALVLSGAPYRMGPGELAKRLGLTPAAMTHRIDRMVTEGLVTRERDESNRVRVIVELTQEGRGKWLEAMRLATVFEEDLLQDLSPEERATLGEALTRLLRRVEDAQPDAGGRLTDLD, from the coding sequence ATGGGCGACCCCGACATCGGCGAACCGACGCTCGAAGAGCAGATCGCCGCCTACCAGCGCGAGTTCCAGGACCTCGACCCCCAGGTCGAGAAGATCGTCTCCGCCCTGTCCCGGCTGAACCGGCGTATGAACGTCGCCTACGGACGGCAGACCGCCGCCCTGGGGATCAGCAACACGGACTGGGAGGTCCTGAAGGCCCTCGTCCTCTCCGGCGCCCCGTACCGGATGGGACCCGGCGAGCTCGCCAAGCGCCTCGGCCTCACGCCGGCGGCGATGACCCACCGGATCGACCGCATGGTCACCGAGGGTCTCGTCACCCGGGAGCGCGACGAGAGCAACCGCGTCCGCGTCATCGTCGAGCTGACGCAGGAGGGGCGCGGGAAGTGGCTCGAGGCGATGCGCCTCGCGACCGTCTTCGAGGAGGACCTCCTCCAGGACCTCTCCCCTGAGGAGCGCGCGACCCTGGGCGAAGCGCTCACGCGCCTGCTCCGCCGGGTGGAGGACGCGCAGCCCGACGCGGGCGGCCGTCTCACCGACCTGGACTGA
- a CDS encoding response regulator translates to MTTVLIADDQTLQRFGFRMLLESQDDMTVLGEAANGSEAVRMTADLSPDVVLMDVRMPGLDGIEATRRITAAGARTRVLILTTFDLDEYAYAGLRAGASGFLVKDAQPEELLAGIRAVATGDAVVAPSLTRRLLDAYVHHLPSETPQDDRAGKGRPGDDPRLSALTEREREILTVVGRGWTNTEIAARLHLAESTVKTHVGRILAKTNSRDRIQAVILAYDAGLVHPS, encoded by the coding sequence GTGACCACCGTCCTCATCGCCGACGACCAGACTCTGCAGCGCTTCGGCTTCCGCATGCTCCTGGAGAGCCAGGACGACATGACGGTCCTGGGCGAGGCCGCCAACGGCAGCGAAGCGGTCCGTATGACGGCGGACCTCAGCCCGGACGTGGTTCTGATGGACGTCCGCATGCCCGGCCTGGACGGCATCGAGGCGACCCGCCGCATCACGGCCGCTGGCGCCCGCACGCGGGTACTCATCCTGACCACGTTCGACCTGGACGAGTACGCCTACGCCGGACTCCGCGCCGGCGCCTCGGGCTTCCTGGTGAAGGACGCCCAGCCGGAGGAACTCCTCGCCGGCATCCGGGCGGTGGCCACCGGCGACGCGGTGGTCGCCCCCAGCCTGACCCGCCGCCTCCTGGACGCGTACGTCCACCATCTGCCGTCGGAAACGCCCCAGGACGACCGTGCGGGGAAGGGAAGGCCGGGGGATGACCCGCGCCTGTCCGCCCTCACCGAACGCGAACGGGAGATCCTCACCGTGGTCGGCAGGGGCTGGACGAACACCGAGATAGCGGCCCGTCTGCACCTCGCGGAGTCCACGGTGAAGACACACGTAGGCCGCATCCTGGCGAAAACGAATTCCAGGGACCGGATCCAGGCGGTGATCCTGGCCTACGACGCGGGCCTGGTGCATCCGTCCTGA